A portion of the Bacteroidota bacterium genome contains these proteins:
- a CDS encoding AAA family ATPase, with protein sequence MQTISIINYKGGVGKTTISANLAAELAYRGHNVLAIDLDPQASLTFSYFSVDEWRDNYEKTKTIKNWYDAFIDRDSDLDLSNLIVRPNRVNSVGLKGHVDVICSHLALINVDLELATRLVGGTARDLRNNFLRVHSRLKQGLSTLDPNRYDYVLIDCPPNFNIVTKNAIVASDHLLVPTKPDYLSTLGIDQLKTHFTEFDTTPAEHECGS encoded by the coding sequence ATGCAGACAATTTCGATAATCAACTACAAAGGTGGAGTCGGCAAAACAACAATCAGCGCCAACCTTGCGGCTGAACTCGCTTATCGTGGGCATAATGTATTGGCAATCGATCTCGATCCACAAGCGAGCCTTACATTTTCCTATTTTTCCGTTGACGAATGGCGTGACAACTATGAGAAGACAAAGACTATTAAGAACTGGTACGATGCCTTCATTGACAGGGACTCTGACCTCGACTTGTCAAATCTCATCGTTCGCCCTAACAGAGTCAACAGCGTCGGACTAAAAGGGCATGTTGACGTGATTTGTTCCCACCTTGCTCTAATCAACGTTGACCTTGAACTCGCCACTCGTTTAGTCGGAGGAACTGCGAGAGATTTACGCAACAATTTCCTCAGGGTTCATTCTCGACTCAAGCAAGGTTTGAGTACTCTGGATCCCAATCGCTACGATTATGTCTTGATTGATTGCCCGCCGAATTTCAACATTGTGACCAAGAATGCTATCGTTGCAAGTGATCATTTGCTTGTACCAACGAAACCTGACTACCTTTCTACATTAGGAATAGACCAACTCAAGACGCATTTTACTGAATTCGATACAACACCTGCTGAACATGAGTGCGGATCTTGA
- a CDS encoding serine hydrolase: MSADLEWDEDISYADTMNSERRMNNSPDAIDFVLGRRLTDIPGTTFKYNGGCTQLLAAIIERATGMHVDTFTYEYLFKPLGITKYTWVAIKDGTPSAASGLRLRSRDLAKFGLLFLNDGMWNGKQIIPSHLVAQTSRSQIATPYSDSTYHTGYSNQFWIPTEIVEGQEVSWIQCQGNGGQIVVIDKQFDLVLVITAGNYDQSDLRKSSWDIYFDFVYPAVVN; this comes from the coding sequence ATGAGTGCGGATCTTGAGTGGGATGAAGACATTTCCTATGCTGATACTATGAACAGTGAAAGAAGAATGAACAACTCTCCGGATGCCATTGATTTTGTCCTTGGCCGGAGATTAACAGATATACCCGGCACAACATTCAAGTATAACGGCGGCTGTACACAACTCCTTGCGGCAATTATAGAACGTGCAACAGGGATGCACGTGGATACATTTACTTATGAATACTTGTTTAAGCCCCTGGGCATTACAAAATATACCTGGGTAGCCATTAAGGACGGAACACCTTCAGCGGCTTCGGGATTAAGATTGCGCTCAAGAGATTTGGCAAAGTTTGGATTGCTGTTTTTGAACGATGGAATGTGGAATGGGAAACAGATTATTCCATCACATCTGGTGGCACAAACTTCACGGAGTCAAATAGCCACTCCATACAGCGATTCTACTTACCATACCGGATACAGCAATCAGTTCTGGATACCCACCGAGATTGTTGAAGGGCAAGAGGTATCCTGGATTCAATGCCAAGGAAATGGGGGGCAAATAGTTGTAATAGATAAACAATTTGACTTGGTTCTTGTAATTACGGCCGGCAATTATGATCAAAGCGATCTCCGGAAGAGCTCATGGGATATTTATTTTGATTTTGTTTATCCCGCTGTGGTAAATTAG
- a CDS encoding GNAT family N-acetyltransferase, which translates to MQTISITTSRLRIRNLRPSDLADFHSYRSNPEVTKYQMFDVMTQEQSAEFIKMQYNKAFGIAGEWVQYGIEMKETGKIIGDCAIRLKIDDARIAEIGITISHREQRRGFAKETLNGVLSFLFDTQHVHRVVETVDAENAASIQLLKSLGFRQEGHFVESLFFKGKWGSELQFAMLKREWEALRLAET; encoded by the coding sequence ATGCAGACAATAAGCATAACCACTTCCAGACTCAGGATACGAAATCTAAGGCCATCAGATCTGGCAGATTTCCACAGCTACCGTTCGAATCCAGAAGTAACGAAATATCAGATGTTTGATGTAATGACTCAAGAGCAATCGGCGGAGTTCATAAAAATGCAGTACAACAAAGCATTCGGTATTGCGGGTGAGTGGGTTCAGTATGGGATTGAGATGAAGGAAACGGGAAAGATCATTGGCGATTGCGCAATACGGCTTAAAATAGACGACGCAAGAATCGCTGAAATCGGCATTACAATCTCCCACCGCGAACAACGAAGGGGTTTTGCCAAAGAGACGCTGAATGGAGTCCTGTCGTTTTTGTTCGACACACAACATGTTCATCGCGTTGTTGAAACGGTGGACGCTGAGAACGCTGCATCGATACAACTTCTGAAAAGCCTGGGGTTCAGACAGGAAGGGCATTTTGTGGAGAGCCTCTTCTTTAAGGGAAAGTGGGGAAGCGAGCTTCAATTTGCCATGCTCAAGAGGGAATGGGAGGCGCTCAGACTAGCAGAAACGTGA